The window TGCGTCCTTTAGTGCCTGCTGCAGCACGGCCATGAATTTTCTATCGGCTAACGACTTGGCAAGAGGATAGAGGGGAATTCGTTGGAAGACGCAGGCCAGAATTGTCCATGACAAAGGGTATCGCCTCAAGGTTTCGGCAGTTGGAGCAGAACCGTTCATGGATTTGAGGAGCCATCGCAAGGTGCTCTCCTCTGCAGCATGAAAGCGGCCATCACATGATGCAGCAAGGCCACTCCAAAGCCGCTGTAGATTTTCGCCCTTTTCTCCTGGTCCTGTTTGCTCAAGTCCTCGAACGGTTTTGATGAGATTTGTAGTGCTCTACATTCATTAGCAGCTGAAATCTTCCAGGTGATTCGGAGCATAATCCCACCATTTTGAAAGATTAATATGCCTCATATCTTTGAGTGAAAAATTATCCGAGAAGAAAATACGGGCAAAAAGTTGGTAAACGGATGGGGCGATGAAGAATGAACTAGGGAAGCAACGCCATCCAGTTGGAATTGAAGCTGTCGCCGATGCTctctgcatgtactcggactacaagtactgcgcGACTCCAAAATTTCTAAATTTCTGCCAACGCTAATCCACTTTCAGGCTCCACACTAGCACGACTAGCCTTCACCGCCTTCGGATGGCCTGGACGACTCGTAGCGCATTGTGCCGGCTGTCTCGTCGTGACGCTTGTTGGCATCCAGTTGGTTATTGGTTACTACTGCGTTTGAGCTGCAGCTTCTCAAAGCTCCTATCCCGTTTTGCGACACCACAGGTGAGACGGCTGAGCAGTCGCTATACCTGTCCGATCGGATACTCACCTAATTCCTGCGCAGCATTTCACCTCGCCCATCATGACCGAAATCGCGAACCGTCCTCTCCCAAGCGCTGTGTCCCGGCCCGTCAGCGAGGCGCTGCTGAACGAAAAGGTGGGTGTCCCAGCTGATTCATCGACAAGGTACCAGAGTTGCTAAAACACATCTGTCCGTTCCTTGCAGTGGGATCGCTGCCTCTCCAATCTCCTCGTCAAGTCGACTCTCGGCCTCGGATTCGGTGTCGTCTTTTCTGTTCTCCTGTTCAAGCGAAGAGCGTGGCCTGCtttcgtcggcgtcggtttCGGCGCCGGGCGGGCCTACGAGGAGTGCAACTTTAGTCTCAAGCAAGCCGCACGCGATCTGAAGAAAGAGAGGGCCTAAGCGATGACGGGTCCATTGGGCACAAGCATGTACAAACTAAGTCACCTTGTTGGTTGGGCCGTATAGATGGGCGGCCGAATGGTAGGACAGCAGCCTACTTTGGCTTTATGCAATTCTCTCTATGAAATACAACAACCTCAATGCAACCCTCGCGTTATCGATCCTGTCCCGCCCAATCTCTGCAGCATGCAGGAATGGCCCATCACGCTGAGTCGGTTGACGCCTGCGCTTCCAGGTCACAGCTCTCCTCTTCCGATTCGCAAGCGACCCAGGTCGAACGTCTCCGCTTATCAGCCCAAACCGATTCTCTCCCAGTGATCAAGGCCAACGAGTCTTGGGAGATGCGCCACCTAGACCCATTGCCAACAGCCTGGCTTTCAGCCTTTGTGTCGCCCGAATCTAGGGTGAACCTCTGCAACGTATTGGCAACGCTTAGGTCGGCCACGGGCACGCTTTCCGCCATCGATGGCCGCCAGGAGAGCTTTCGTTTCAAGCTCATGAGTTCCAGCTGCAGATTTTCAGCGAGGGTAAtgcttcgccgtcgaacGCTCTCCATGAAAGACTGCCGTTGCAGGGATTGGATCACGGCGGCAGGGCCTTCCTGAAAACCCCACATCTCTCGCCAGCTGTCATTGCCTTGTCCGTGGTTATCCTTCGACTTGACATTGTAGGCGACGATGGATACGAGCAGCAGTGCAAGGAACAGGACCGATATTGCAACGACCAAAACCTCCTGTGCACGGGATTCGCTCTCAGTCATGTCGGATAGGTGAAACATGGCACTCGAGAGTCGACGTGTTAGGCCACTTGATGCAATGGGAAAGGTGACTGGAGACGTGCGAACTCTTGATTCTTCGTTTTTGTGAAATGAATGCAATAGGTGCAGAAATTGCCTAGGAACTACTATAGTATTATCGCCGAGAGATGGCTCTTCAGGAGTGATGGGTTCAGTTTAACGAGCGAATTTCTGTCTATACAGGCAAGACCGACTTCGTTTTAACCATTCACCAAATGCAGGCAGTGCAGGCACCGCAGGGGTAAGGTCCCAAGTCTGCGAAGACGCTCCTGCTTCCTGCTGGTACTGCATAAGTACAgctcccgccgacgccctcggcaaGACCACGGCAACTCATGGCAGCAATAGAGGTTGCATGGAAACTGTTTCTCTCGCGGAATGAGTACTTGCTCGACTACAACGTCCTGAACCTTTCTCTACTGGAGGCGGGACAGAACAACATGTTCTATTGTGGCTGCCCCAAACCTGCATGTCGGAAGCACCACCTTCCCGGCGAGACAATAGTACTATCTCGTCGCTGTACCTAAAAGATACAATATAATGGTAGACAAATCCGTTACTCTAGCACGCAAATATGACCGACAACAAGTTGGCGATTCATCATCGGTTGATTAATCGTGCATGAATGTATGTATGAATGAAGAAGGAGGAAAAAAAAGTCGTTCCATAATGGAGCacaatacttacttaaaAGTATGTTGAGCAAGTaccatgtactcggtaccttGTTGCCTGTCGGCCAGATCACGTGACCTTTCACTTATCTCGCTTGGCTCACCTCTCCCTCAGTCTCTTTTTAACCCTCGTTTTCCCCACCTTGAAAGAAAGAATCTTTTTCTCTTCCCTACAAAGTCACAGCATTGAAAATGCTGATCTGAGTTCCGTGGCGTGACAGCCAACTCGGTGTGCGCAGACATGATTTTTTTTCATGAGTATAACGCTTCAAATAGCATCTGCTCCTGGATTTGCGAGTGCATTTCCTTCCAACCACCACAGCTGGCCGCCAGGGAACTCGCGTCAGTGTCAGCACACAGCACGCCTTACTCGATGTTGCTTCGCAGCACACCCACAGATTGCCTACACCTCGCAGCTTTCAATGCGCAAGCGTGTCAACTTTTTATTTCGTTCGACGTGGGAGAACAAACGCAAGGTCTAGACAACCTGTCCGCTCCACCCTGTTGCCACAGACATTCTGTGTGGCCCCAGGACTAGAATCGGATGCACATATCTTTTGCAACGAATTATCTTCATCATGATGTCAAAATGCACCGCCCAGAGTGATGCACAAATCGGACGTTCGTCCACTGAAGTCCGTCCTAATTTGCAAATTGTCACTGCGGCGGTTGAGCTTCGTGAAATGCTGAAGGTGACTCTTGGGCATATTAAGTATTTCACCGCATGCTTCACCGCATACCCCATCGTATTCTGGCGCCCCATTCATATGTATCATAAGACAGTTCATGCTGGATGAACTTCTGGCCGTTGTTGCCGCGCTCAGGCCCACTAGAGCAACTTGACAGGCTCGGTGGCGTCCAGTATTGCATGATGAAGGAAAGTCAAGCGTGAAGATATATATCCTTATTGTATGCGGGCGCTTTCTACAACAGTACTATTCCCTGCTACAAGCCCTCTCATCATATTTATTGACTTACTTACTTCATCGAGTGAATTATCCAGCGTTGGGCCGCTTGCTGTTCATCAAACCCAACATAGAAAACATGAAAAGATGGCAACGCTCCAAATCTGAGCCGGCCAGGAGCGGCCTCGAACGAGCGTAGGTACGGCTTAGGGGCAAGGTCCACGGGTGGAAACAAAAGGACCACATCATTTCCATCTGTCGTCAATCCGTCTGCAAAGACCAGGCGCGCCcaatgcatgcatgcgaCTCCATGCCTTATCGGTGGCGAAAATGCATGCAGAAATCATCTAGTAAACGTGGTTGAGCCAGTGGCTGTCTAAATCGAGCGACTTTGGTTATGGCCGAAACGTTGAGCTGATCCGCTGCTGAACTCTCTTCTCCGTTTCAACGTATAGTTGGTCAAGGTGGCTCATCGCTGAGGCATCCTTGAGGATTTTGGCAACCTGAATGCCTGCCGAGATGAGCTGCAAGATGTTGCGGTCGTCCTTGAGGGGTCGACTCTGATGGTTAGCTGGGTGGCGCAGCTCGAGCGAGTTTTCCAGAATTGTGACAAGCTGCTTAATCTGTCCGTTGTAGAGCAGGCGGGCGGGAATGCGCCGCTTGGTGGCAAGGCGCTTCAGAAGATAGACCCATTCCACCCAATCGCGGTCCTGCGGCCGCTCGACGGGTCGCATATCTTGCGTCAGGGGGATCGGAAACTGGTACTTGGCCACAAAGTCGAAGGCGCACTGTGACAGGCGGTCGTTCACTTGGCTCATGACGCTGTCCTGCTCCTCGGCATGAAGGTTGGTTGGGAGGTGAGGGAGCTCCCTCTCCTGCATGGCGGTTATCTGGTGTGGTGGTCGCTGCAAGAATTGGTGAGGCCCGTCAAACTCGTCCCGGTGCGACGAGCGACGCTGGGTGCCTCGCTTCCCGCCTGGCTTCATCTTGCTCCCCGGAGAGTAGTCGGACAAGTTTGGGGACGCGATGATGTCGTCGAACGATCCAGTCGGAGAGTACGCCCCCTGGGGATCCCATGATAGTGGTAGCTTTGGGTTGGAGTCCAGGAATGAGCTTCGCGTCGGCACCGCGCTGGTGCTCAACTCGGCAGATGGGTGATTGCCGTAGCTCGGAGATGGAGATGTCGAGGTTGAGGACTCTGGCCGTGAATTCTTGCCATTTGTTGATGTCCTAGATGCGATGCTTGTGTGGTAGAAAGCGGCGGTTGTGTAATCCACACTTTTGATGTCACTGATGTCACCTAAGTAGTGTCCACAAACACACGAAGCTCAGACGCCCGCTCACCtcgtaggtaggtaggctTTGCTTCCAAACCCTCCAACGCCATACGGATCAGGAAAGCTACAGAACAACGGGTCAGCAACGGGGTCGAAAATTGTCGGTCAGAATAGCAGTACCTGAGAGCGGAATTCCACGGGTCTCGAGTTATGGCGGAGTTCTTGAATGACATGGCTGGCCGAGTCATGTCATCAGGGATTACTCGGCCCAGGATTACCATGGTCGCTTGTTGGAGAGCGCGTCCACGATGACGGAGGCAACAGTCGGATTATGCGAATGGGAACTCTCAACCGCCAAATCCGACACCATACGACAATCTGCGCAAAGGGAGCAACTTGACCCGTGCTGTGCTGGTAGAGGCTGAAATGATGCCTTTTCGACCTCGGGAGGGTGGGTGAGTGCTTTACGCTGATTGCTAAGCGGGTGACGTATCCCCCGACGTCCTCTCAAGGGGTTTTGAAGAGagaaaaggggggggggggtggaaTAGCGGAAATGTGAATAGTAAGGAAGCGGTGTAGTGGGAGGCCAGGTGACCAGACAAGATCCGCAATGGCCAACGTTAGAGGCTTACAAGGTATCGCCGTTGACGAGTGACAGGAAATACTAGTGTGGGTCACCAACAACAACATCGATGAATAAGGCAGCTTCTAGAAGGCTTCGAGGTGTCCCTTCGAATGCGAGCGTCCGAAGTCAGGACTTGGAAACTTTAGGAGGGGGGGCTGATGAATCGTCCTGGCCAGCTTCCTGGGCAGCCGCGGCTGGATTGGAAATTCTCACGCGGGCACTGGGAGCAGGTACGCTCCGATATGAATAACCGCAGGGCGACTCGTGGTATGGTGCACCATACTGATGGGAGCTTCACCTGTCGGAAGTGCTGAATGGGTTAGCATGAAATAGAGATCGTCAAACATGCGAGCCGCAACCACCATTCAGACACGATACCCAATACCTGAGCCAAGGATGAAAGAATGCAAGGACGCATCGGTGGTTCTGCCCGAGTTGAGAGCGGGCGAGATTTGATGGAAAATGTACGATTGCTTACTGAATGCTCGTGCATGTGGTCGCATCGCGAGACTCGGCATCTACAAATCGGAGAGGGAGGAACTCGGGAGGGAGTGCAGATTCCATTCAATCATGCATGTCGCGACACCCTCATCCAGCCAGCGACCGACAGAGCAGTCAGAGAAGGTGGTGCTGGATGTTTGCAAAGCCGTGGGCATTGGGCCGCTGGACCGATTCATTGCCTGATGAATGTTCAGGAGAACAAACAAGGAGAAATGTGATGCCATTCATGGCTGGGCTCTGGAATCGATGGATGAAAAGGAGGTCGATAGCGACAGGGAAGGCCCTGCACACTGGAGCGCGGGACATGGCGGTCGGCAGGAATCAGGCGgggctggggggggggggggggagggagtcGGCGGGGTGGCGGCGGGTTGTCGAATAGGGAATAGAAGGCCCAACCACTGTGACGGCCTCCTGCCTCTTGCGTCCAAAGAGTAGAGACCCACTTATAGTACCTTGTACTTTGTACCTCCTCTGAatgtgagtaagtactgtacggagtacgtacggagaactccATTCCCCAAATATTCCTTCAATTGGCCATTTCACTTGATCATTACTGCCGACAACTAATTACagctactgtacggagtacctcgccgaggagtGTAACAAACCAGACGGGCAGTTTCGGCGCTTACCGAGCCCTTCGTCCACAAAGGAGGCgcatggacggagtacggagtacgtgaTTCAAAAGTCGTACGTACTAGTACCGAGTATACACCTACACTCCGCACCAAGGGAGGCCCGAATATCAGTTCTGGATACAGAGCAGCGGCGGATGGTATTCCGACGGAAAAGGACGACTGCGACCCGTTTGGCTTCGTCCCCGGCGTTAGAGGCAAGGGAGGGATGCGTCCATACTGGTTGGTCACGATCTCTACGAGCCATCCGCAGCCGGTGGCTACTATTGGCACATGGCCTCCTTGTACGTCAGCATTTGCATCCCTCACACAGTTCGTTGCCTTGTTGCGAATGCACACGTCACCAAGCTGCCTTGTTGTCCCAAAGTTGTCGGATCTCATGTTCTCATGTGTGACCGGCTCTCATCACTCCTTCTGAATATGGCTTGTTGAATAACAAAAAGTGCAAGAATGGTGATGGGATGCGTGCAAAACAACATCTTGGTCAGTTCTTCCTGCCTCGCcaccccccacccccccaTGCTTCTGCACTTGCGCAACTGCGACACCGACGGATGCAGATCATTGCCTTCCTGATATCCAAGACCAGATTGTATGGAAAGGAGGTAGGATGACCGAGGTGACGCCGCTCGCCGTAACTGTGAAGCCGGAAGCGACCCAAAGCCcgggcgtcgaggttgcCGCTGATATCTGAGCGATCCTAGGGATCCAGGATCCCACGGACATGCGTTGCCCCTTGGAGAAAATGGAAAGAGCCCGCGTCTGATGATCAAGCAAAATGATTCTGTGCTGACGTCGAGACCGGGCGATGCCGAGTTTTTCTACGTTGCTGGCAACAAAGAACCTTGACATTCCTGCACCTTCTCACCGGTCTGGGTCCAACACGGCTCGGTAACCACACAACGGCTTCGAAGCTGCGTCGAATCCAACAGGTGTGTTGCAACCTTGAAATGACTGGATGAAGAATTATGATAGCTCATGCGCTCGGTAGTGTCCAGTCTGCAGCGTACGTTGCACGACAAGACGAGCGGGCTCGGTCTCGTCGCGCCGACCTACTGCTCCCCCTCTCCTTGTTTGTCAAGGCCCAGGTATGCTGACGAAGGGGGTCCACGGGACGCGGCTTCGCCTCTGACAATTTCTTATCGGAAGAAGCCCGCGATCCTAATGGTCGGCAAAACTCATCGAGGATGAGGTTGACCTCGTCTGAAATCACGTGGGAAGCGACCGTTTTCTGTTGGCTTCCAGACGCTCCAACAAAAGAAAAGAGCGTTGAAACTTTGACGATCTCGGGAAGCCACACCCGTCCCGACCCACCTAACCGCGCCGTCCCGCGCCTGCCCGCCGTTGCACGCCGCAGGCAGGCAGTTGGCCACAAAGGCCAGACAACGGCAATTGAAACTGATTAGCTAATCACCCCACTCCCAGCCAAAAAAAACCCTTGGTGTTccacactccgtacttgcttacagtacacctgccTACCTACCCCTTCCTCCTTCCAAATCAAAGGCATGCATCAGCAAACTCCAAGAAAATCATTTTGCGTGATTTTCCCTCTCACAATCTCACCTCGTTCATCATGCAAGCCTCATCACACCGCAACCGATAATTGGCTTGGCCTACATTGACCGCCATTGCGTGACCCTCCCAGGCCCAGCTCTCATTCGCTCTACACCGCCCTAAAATGTAATGGCTGGCCTGAGCTGGGGGACAGCTGGCCAGCCGCATAACCCCGCTTATTGGACCAGCGACGACATCGAAATGACTCGCCAACGACCCCTTCTGCTTGTCGTCCCGTCTCCCACTCTACGACTCTGCGTGGTTGGCCTGCATGGTTGGCCCACCTGGTCGCAGCATCGCTTGTGCGACCATCtgcacttgtgcatgtattcGCAACTggtgcctcgtcggccgtctggtTCGTCAGCGTTCACTTCCTGCCACGCAGGGGGGGCCGAAGGCCAGGGGTTTGTGTAGAGAGGCCAGGGAGGGGAGCCAGGAAACACTGGTGATTCTTGGTTTCTGCAAGAGGCCGGCGTGACACGTTGGCTGATTGCGCGCCCTGCTGCAGCAGATCCTCGACCACAACTACGCAGCCGAAAGGCAGCGCCGCCTGAGGTCAGTCACAGCGCCGTCGTAAACTCCGTTCGCGCCTTGCCGATCGATTCGCGACCATGGCTTTCTTATCTTTCATCTCGTCGAGTGCCTTGGTCGAGTGCCAACGCAGAGCCGATGGCACAAAATTTTGTCTCGCATTcatctccctcctcgtcttcTGTGCTGTCATGCAACCATcatccccctccccccccctcccccgcctcCCCTCCCGGCCTCAAGCCCGCCACGGTAGAACAGGGAAAACCCGCCCAAGCACTTGAGACTCGGTTACCAACCCATCCCTGCACGACAGGCACATCAGCCGCACTCAAAGAAAGCGCCAACGCACTTGCGCGGCCCGTCCAGAGACCCCGACCAACTATGGGCGTTACTCGACATGGGCATCCCGTATTCGTACTGTTGATGCGGTGTCATGGTTCAACTGTAACGATAAAACCCGCTTGCCCCCCTCATTGCCCAACCTCAGCCTTCTGATTCCCACATATCCTGCCCACTGTTTGTGCCCAACCTCCTGTTGACCGCTGATCCgcacatacttgtactcttcGGTCCGGACTTCATCCCCCATTCACAACATATCTTCTTGCGAAACAACCCAAAGGATCTCCCAAGACGCAGCAAAGGACTAAACCGTTCTGCTCTGTTGCCCGTCGTCCCAATAACGGCCCGCGCTCTAACCATACTGTTGCACATATTGTCCACAAGGCAAAACTGAACAAGTCTGCTCTCTCCAGATCAGACCTCTGCTTGTGCACTGTGCCCCTGGCCTAGGACGCAATGACAGTTACTCTGCTCATGTCCCATCCCGGCAATATGCCAGGATACACCAATCCAgttgacctcgacgaggctcaATCACTCTCCAGGTACTGTTACTTCATTTCTACTCACACCGGGATGCGTTTTTCTTTCTTTCTCATATTGATGTTGAGTGGCGTCCCTGTACCATCATCTCTTTCTTCTCTTCGTTTCTCTCTCCGTCTCTCTCTCCGTCTCGCACTCTCCGTTTTCGCGTCTCTGCTTCGTCCGTTTTCTTTTGCCTTTGCTCTTTTTGCTTCATCTGGCCACCATCTGGATCACCCCTGAGGATTTGTTACCGTGAAGTTTCCGGGACCCCTTCATCATCAAAGTTCTCGCCATACCCATGGTATCTTGCGAAGAACCTGTCATCACCGGACACGCTTACCTACGGCGTTGCTTGCAAGTCCCGTGCCCTGGTGAGTATTGCCCGTGTCATAAACTAGCAGCagacatgcacatgcacgggACCTGCAGCCTGTTTGCCGGATGCTCTACCGGCCAAAATCCTTGAACCGGACCGGGACCTCGAACCAGGAACAGGAGCCATTGCGTGTCCATCTGGACCATCACATCCAGGAGCCCATTGCTCTCCGTCCGGCCTTTCTTCGGGGAGGCGCCTGGACGGAGCAGCCAGAACATCAAACGTTCTTGCAATTTCATTTGATTGCATTCGCAGCCGCGAAAAATGGATTCCAACACATATGCATCAGTCAAGATCACCCTGAATGGATGCATAACCGCACCTTCATGGGTCAAGGAGCccttttcttttcttttccTTTTTGCTCCAtttctgcttctgctgccaTCTATCGACCAAGTTGTGTCTCTGGCCAATGCTCAACCTGGCGCGTGGTATCGGCTCGTCAACCTGCAACGGGACCGCAGCGATTGGGGTCATCTACCGATACGAATAGGCACATCGCGAAAGCAAAGCGGCACCTGCCCAATCCACAGGTCCGGATATGAACGGGGTGCTATGCTGGCCGTTGTGCCGCATTTGCTTCCTTCCACCCTCGCGCTTAGCCGGCCGCATCAGGATCGAGAGTTCGAACCAGGGGAAATTCCCCAGGATAGGCTTGCGAAAGATCGCCTGCATTCGAACCAAGCTCGGTTTGTGTAACATCCACCTGACCAGTCACTCGTTTTGCTAACATCCGGCTGCAGCATCAAAGTTGAATCGAGCCTTGCTTTAGTTTATATTTTTGCAACTCGTGTTTTCTGTTTCAGTTTGTTTGAGTGGCATTGGAGAACCGAATACTGACCATACCCAGCGACTACAGCTACCCTCCGCCAGGCATGGCCTCGAATGCCCCAAGCATCTTTTCTTTCCCTCCCATAGACCCGTCAGTGGACCTTCTGAATGGATCGTCATGGGCTTCAAATGGTGAAGGACAGAGCTTTCCAGATTTTCCGGACACTGCATCACCCAACGTGGGCGATGTGGAGGAATGCCTCTTCACATCAGGCCAGACCACTCCCAGAGGAACCAGGACGGACCGACCCAAGAGTGCAGAGGCCATTTGGACTGCTTCCAGGACCGGCTCGGTTGCCACGACCATGGCTCAAGCCATGTCGAGGGCGAACTCGAGCAGGTCCAGCACTACAGTTCTTTCGCAGAATTCACACATGTCTGCCGCGGATGACGCAGCCGCGTTCCAAAATGGATCCCACTCAACACCCCCCATGGCTGGAATGGACTCgtgcctgctgctcgtcgccgatgccggtggACCCAACCACCTGTATTGGCCCGACTACAGCATCGACGTAGGCCTGAATGCAAACCACCAGGGCGTGTACCATCTTCCAGGTGCTGACCCGCTACACATGGCTCCTGCCCACATGCATCTTGGCCCTGAAGTCGGGTTGCCAGATGCATCATCTCCTTCTTCGTGGGACTGCTTTTCTAGCTCCATTTCTCGAACTTC of the Drechmeria coniospora strain ARSEF 6962 chromosome 01, whole genome shotgun sequence genome contains:
- a CDS encoding zinc finger domain-containing protein, which translates into the protein MDSNTYASVKITLNGCITAPSWVKEPFSFLFLFAPFLLLLPSIDQVVSLANAQPGAWYRLVNLQRDRSDWGHLPIRIGTSRKQSGTCPIHRSGYERGAMLAVVPHLLPSTLALSRPHQDREFEPGEIPQDRLAKDRLHSNQARDYSYPPPGMASNAPSIFSFPPIDPSVDLLNGSSWASNGEGQSFPDFPDTASPNVGDVEECLFTSGQTTPRGTRTDRPKSAEAIWTASRTGSVATTMAQAMSRANSSRSSTTVLSQNSHMSAADDAAAFQNGSHSTPPMAGMDSCLLLVADAGGPNHLYWPDYSIDVGLNANHQGVYHLPGADPLHMAPAHMHLGPEVGLPDASSPSSWDCFSSSISRTSSPATIDETWMPAPLSSRSSPDIKCQSPSSERKLTLIPEYDNISANPMDDSIGLTQKLGPRRPSNVSDSARDHVLYKSAAPGPDGFFHCPWEGQANCNHKAEKLKCNYDKFVDSHLKPYRCKAITCEGARFSSTACLLRHEREAHGLHGHGEKPFLCIYDGCERAMHGNGFPRQWNLRDHMKRVHNDHGISSGSPPAAAVPVSQPVNGSRKRKLDAPEQQVSASRKTVVKPVPMVEQVRNTTRPLLDQWLDHRRAVEDAIRGLNKPGDSRNLRHITRVQKHLSAMAKMTADNGDMPKADTTPVAPRRSYASG